ACCTCCTGCTTGATCATTGTATTTAAAAACCTTTATATTGTGGTTCTTCCCGTTCTAACTCTCCCACGCGCTTCTGTACATCCTCCATAACTTCATTCACCACCAGCATCGTTTCATGTAAGATGCGTTTAGATTCATCATCTTCAGTCCGGAGTGCTAAGCTGGATAAGCCTGCTTCAACTCCTTTAAGGCTAGAGACACATTGTTTTACATTAGAAGCTATTGTCATACAGCATCCTCCTCGTCCTTTGGCTCTTAATATAATGGCTTGTAACACTCCGAGGTTGTTTTTCCCGGCACAGGTTACTTCAATCGTGCCAGTGACAACAACCGATCAATCCATGCTTTTCCGCATCCGCTAACGCTCCTGAAAACAATGTCTTCAGCCGCGAATCCTCATTCCGATGAGCAGGCACTTCAAACCATATATGACCCGATTACACAAGTGAATCATGGTTGTCACTCATTCATATTCAATCGAAACGGCATGGGCTATGCATGGGATCGTCTCACTTTGTTGAAAAGATAGGGGAGATAATAAGGCGCCGGTAGCCACGACGAGCAATCGTTTTATTTCTCCCTTTTTCATGCGATTCAATAAATGACCATAAACGACGGTTGCTGAACATCCAGGGCCACTTGCCCCGGACAAGACCGGTTGACCATCCCTGTATATCATTAAACCGCAATCTTTATATTGCTCTTCTTTAATCGGCGTACCATGTTTTTCAAATAATGCCAGAGAAACTTCATGTCCAATCTTCCCTAAATCCCCGGTCACTATTAAATCATAATAGGATGGGTCGAGGTTTCGTTCTCTTAAATGAGCTTCAATCGTATCTACAGCAGCTGGTGCCATGGCACCGCCCATATTGAAAGGATCAGTCAATCCCATGTCGATGACACGGCCTATCGTAGCTGAAGTGACCCTAGGGCCTTCCCCGGCACTACCTAATAAAGCTACCCCTGCCCCCGTAACGGTCCATTGGGCTGTTGGAGGTTTTTGCCCTCCGTATTCAGTCGGATAGCGAAATTGCTTTTCTACTGCGGCGTTATGACTTGATGCTCCTGTCAATAAGTACTCTGCCCCTTTGGTATTGACAAGGTATGCACCAAGAGCCAGTCCCTCCATGGAGGTGGAGCAAGCACCGAATAAGCCGAGATAAGGTGTTCCCAGTGTACGACAGGCAAAACTCGTAGGGGTTATTTGATTGATAAGGTCGCCACCAAGGAAAAAGTGAATCTGTTCCTTCTGAAGACCCGCCTTTTCTATTGCTTTTGTACTCGCTTCTTCCAATAAGACTTTATGTGCCTTTTCATAGGTATCTTGATTTATCCATAAATCGGAATGGAGTAGATCGAAATCATCCGCAAGCAAACCTTCTGCTTCAAATGGACCGCCAACGGTTCCTGTGGAGATGATGACAGGCTTTTGATCAAACACCCATGTGCGATGCCCCGTAAGCATTATAAACCCCTCCATTGTAGAGTATTGTCAGTGCTAAGATTAAACCTTGGAATAAACATAGATCCTTGAGTCAATTCCTTTTGAAATCCTTTTATTAAGGTCTTACGAAAATTTGTAAGCGTATGAATTAATAGCTTCAGCGACTTCGTCCTGTTTCATTAGCTTTAGGCTTGATTGCCTGCAATTCGGTCAATTGGATTGCTTCTATGTAACCCTAGGTATATTCAAGCCCTGTCCTTTATTAAAGAAAAAGAATGGAAGGCTTCATTCTCCTTATGGATTAAAGATATAAAAAAGGCTGGTTGCTTTAACCAACCTTTTTTATATGAATGATTATTGTTTATATTGAGGTTCCTCGCTTTGAATCTCTTCAATGCGAGGTGTGATGCTGTCCACGATTGTTTGTGTTTGTTGGGCAGCTTGTTGGTATAGCTGTTTGGCTTGCTCATTATCTGTGGATAGAGCGAAGGTTTCAAAGCTCGCTTGAGCGCTTTTTAGCCCTGCTATAGTTGTCTTAACATCGCTTATTACTGTCATGTTGTATGAACCTCCCTTTTTTGTAACTGCCTTATTAGAGTACGGAAAAAATGATTATCTATACTTTCCAAATTTCTCTAGGAATTGAGTTAATCAAACGTTTGATTAATGGAAAGGAGTGTAGTTAATCTCTCTCCATTTGATACGCAAATCGTTTCATTGTTTAATTATTGACTGAATTCAGAATTATTAATATAATTACAGAAAACATAACGTGATTACGTGAGGTGATATAACATTTATATTCGGGACGATTTGAATAGTAGAGTTGTTTTTGAAATTTCATCTGATGAAGTGTTAAAAGGCTTGCTATTTTATAAAAGCAAACAGGAGTCGGAAATTGAATCGATCAAAGGTAAAATACATAAATATGAGCAAAAACGAAGGGCTGAGGAAGCTTGGTATCAATCCCTATCACCATTTAAACGTTTTTTTACAGGGCGTGCCCCAAGTCATCACCAGGCCGTTGAGCATTTGGTGAATGTTAAGGATCGATATAAAAAAATTGAGATAATAAAACAGAAGGTTGCTTTTTTAAATCAGGTGATCGGTTTACTCGAAGCTGAAACGGAAAAACGGGAAATGAATTTACCATCAGACATCATTAAAGAAATAATGGACTGGCAGAAAGCGGAGGGAACGCCAAGATGACTCTAGAAACGTTAAACACGGGATTGGATACGGTTTGGGTGGTTCTGACAGCAGCCATGATTCTATTAATGGAGGGCGGGTTTGCTTTATTGGAGGCGGGGTTCGTCCGTACGAAGAATAATGTGAATATCATCATGAAGGTTTTTGCTGATATTACGATCGGCACGCTTTGCTATTTCGTCGTTGGTTTTGGCTTAATGTATGGAACCGATGTATTTGGAACCATTGGGGCAAGTGGCTTTCTTCTGAAAGGCGATTTGTCGCACATCGACCTTACGATTTCCATGGATGCATTTTGGTTATTTCAAGGGGCATTCGTCATCGCCGTTATTTCAATAGTTTCGGGAGCGGTTGCGGAAAGGATTAACTTTCGGGCGTATCTTATTTTTGTTGTAATGATGACGGCATTCATCTATCCGATTGCCGGTCACTGGGTATGGGGGGGTGGCTGGTTAAGCGGGTTGGGCATGCAGGACTTCGCAGGGTCTGCGGTCATTCATGCACTAGGTGGTTTTTCTGCACTTGCGGCTGCCAGTGTAATCGGTCCGAGAGCAGGTAAATTCACTTCACGGGGGACTAGCTCCATTTCACTGCCGAGTAATCTTCCACTGGCATCTGTCGGGGCATTCCTTTTATGGTTTGGCTGGTTTGGATTCAATGCAGGAAGTACCTTGCAGGCTACAGATGGACGCATTGGCCATATTGCCATTGTCACGATGCTCTCAGCAGCATCAGGGGGAGCGGTGACCTTGCTTTATACACTATTTAGATATAGACGCTCGGATGCTCCTTCCGTCATCAATGGCTCACTTGCAGGTCTTGTCGGGATTACAGCTGGATGTGCATTCGTTAGTGATCTGGCAGCATTACTGATTGGATCGGTTTCTGGAATGTTGATGTTGGCTGCGACAAATTGGTTGGAAGCCCGAAAAATCGATGATCCTGTTGGTGCCTTTCCCGTTCATGCGGCATCAGGAATGTGGGGTGCTATAGCGGTAGGGCTTTTTTCCACTGAAAACGGATTGTTTGCAGGTGGGGGATGGCATTTGCTCGGAGTTCAAACGTTAGGATTAGTGGTGTTATGCATCTGGGGCTTTTCAGTGACATGGCTCGTTTTTAAAGTGATAAATGTTTGGCTGCCTATTAGATCCACTGAAGAAGAAGAAGAACTTGGGTTGGATATCAGTTATCATGGCATCATGGCCACACATACCTCACCGGAGTTCATCAAGGTAGAGGACTACTATAATCAAGATGAAGAATTGACAAGGTAATGTCCATAATACGATGGTAGAATCAAGTAAGAGGTGAATTTTAAATGGGTGCATGTAATCTTAATCATTCGCAACAAGATGTCAGGCTGAAATTTGAGAGTCAAAAGGCATTTTTACCAACCGAATTGAGTCGAACATTAGATCGATATCTTGAAAAAGGGAATTCGCAAGAAACATTGAATGAACTTTTTCATCTATTGAAAAAGTATGACTTGTCTACCCAGGAGGAACAGGAATCTAGAAACGAAAAGTTGAAACAGATCATGCTGTAAAAGAGAAAGAACGAGAGTGCAAGTATACTCTCGTTCTTTTTTTGTTTTTTTATTATGGAATCTTCTGTTAAATGTTTAAAGGATTCCGCGGGAATGTGGCTGACTCCTATTTTCTTTTAAACCAGAGCATCAGTAATTATAACTACTTATTTGATTAATCATTTTAATTTAAAGTTTTAATCAATCGTTTGATTAAAACTCATGTACTGGCTGACTAACAGAGCCTTTGATAAAAGCAAGGAGAAAGTAAAAAGGCGGGAGCCCATAAGGCGCTCCTGCTATTTCTTTAAAAACCATCATCTGTTGCGGTGAAGGGGATGTTAAGGTTTCGTTCAACGGCACGAAGTCTTTGATTTAGTCGATTCAGCCTATTCATTTGACGTTGATCATTTTGACTCAGTCTGGTTATTTCCTGGTTTACACGGTTCACTTCTCGATTTATTCTTGTAATTTCTTGGTTCTGCCGAGTGAGTTCCCTTGATTGACGCTCGTTTTGACGCTCAAGTTCCCGGACTCTTCTTTCAAGTTGTTGAGGCTGCCTTTCAACGTCGAATTGGTCGGGTGCCTGACTATATGGATTTTCTTGTACCTGCTGAAGGTTCCAATCTTGCTGTGGCATGTAATCAAATCGTTCAGGCTGTTGGAAATATGGGTTATAATTAGGCTCAAAGTACTGGTGATTTCCATTTTGTTGTGGAAAAGGGTAAAATCCGTATGAATTCATCGTCAACTCTCCTTTTTAAAATTCGGGATGGATACTTTATAACTTATGTAAGTTCCGATGAAGTGACTAGGCGTTAGCCCATACTCGGGAGAAGAGTTAATTCACAGAAAAAATTTCAATAAATTTGCAGAAACCATCCGGTTCCTATATCGTTTAGGATAGGGGAAATTCTTTTAACTCCATCTTGAAACCAATCCATGGGATAATCCGTATATATATATAAAAGAGTGTAAGTCAGGAGTGTAATGATTATGAATCGATTTCTTGCTGATATTGTTCCGATATTGATTGCATTTCCAATAGTTTTGCCGATTTGGATGATTAGCTATTTTGCATTGAACCAACCGTTTGCCTTATCCGTTGTCATTTCTTTAGCAGGAGGGGCGCTTGCATACTGGCTAAGTTCCGTATATTTTTCATCAAGATACCTCAAAAAACATGAATTGACGAGAAAAGAATATCAATATATTAAGAAAAATTTATTTGAAGCAAAATCAAAGATATGGCGGGTTCAAAAAGCATTAATCTCGGTCAGGCATATCTCTTCTTTTAAACAGAGGAAGGATATGATTAAAATGATCAGAAAAATATATAGTCTGACAAAGAAAGAACCGAAGCGATTTTACCAAGCGGAACAATTTTATTACTCGCATCTGGATTCC
This sequence is a window from Brevibacillus sp. JNUCC-41. Protein-coding genes within it:
- a CDS encoding DUF1657 domain-containing protein, with the protein product MTIASNVKQCVSSLKGVEAGLSSLALRTEDDESKRILHETMLVVNEVMEDVQKRVGELEREEPQYKGF
- a CDS encoding group-specific protein; the protein is MGACNLNHSQQDVRLKFESQKAFLPTELSRTLDRYLEKGNSQETLNELFHLLKKYDLSTQEEQESRNEKLKQIML
- the spoVAD gene encoding stage V sporulation protein AD, translated to MLTGHRTWVFDQKPVIISTGTVGGPFEAEGLLADDFDLLHSDLWINQDTYEKAHKVLLEEASTKAIEKAGLQKEQIHFFLGGDLINQITPTSFACRTLGTPYLGLFGACSTSMEGLALGAYLVNTKGAEYLLTGASSHNAAVEKQFRYPTEYGGQKPPTAQWTVTGAGVALLGSAGEGPRVTSATIGRVIDMGLTDPFNMGGAMAPAAVDTIEAHLRERNLDPSYYDLIVTGDLGKIGHEVSLALFEKHGTPIKEEQYKDCGLMIYRDGQPVLSGASGPGCSATVVYGHLLNRMKKGEIKRLLVVATGALLSPLSFQQSETIPCIAHAVSIEYE
- a CDS encoding 5-bromo-4-chloroindolyl phosphate hydrolysis family protein: MNRFLADIVPILIAFPIVLPIWMISYFALNQPFALSVVISLAGGALAYWLSSVYFSSRYLKKHELTRKEYQYIKKNLFEAKSKIWRVQKALISVRHISSFKQRKDMIKMIRKIYSLTKKEPKRFYQAEQFYYSHLDSAMELAEKYVFLAQQPKKNRELELSLTETRKTLKELTNTIEKDLYKVIADDIDHLNFELDVAKQSIETRKESQVIDESRRLK
- a CDS encoding ammonium transporter; the encoded protein is MTLETLNTGLDTVWVVLTAAMILLMEGGFALLEAGFVRTKNNVNIIMKVFADITIGTLCYFVVGFGLMYGTDVFGTIGASGFLLKGDLSHIDLTISMDAFWLFQGAFVIAVISIVSGAVAERINFRAYLIFVVMMTAFIYPIAGHWVWGGGWLSGLGMQDFAGSAVIHALGGFSALAAASVIGPRAGKFTSRGTSSISLPSNLPLASVGAFLLWFGWFGFNAGSTLQATDGRIGHIAIVTMLSAASGGAVTLLYTLFRYRRSDAPSVINGSLAGLVGITAGCAFVSDLAALLIGSVSGMLMLAATNWLEARKIDDPVGAFPVHAASGMWGAIAVGLFSTENGLFAGGGWHLLGVQTLGLVVLCIWGFSVTWLVFKVINVWLPIRSTEEEEELGLDISYHGIMATHTSPEFIKVEDYYNQDEELTR
- a CDS encoding DUF1657 domain-containing protein, which translates into the protein MTVISDVKTTIAGLKSAQASFETFALSTDNEQAKQLYQQAAQQTQTIVDSITPRIEEIQSEEPQYKQ